Proteins found in one Corynebacterium zhongnanshanii genomic segment:
- a CDS encoding slipin family protein — MSSLAFWPIMGLLVIGLLVTVASFSVRIVKEYERGINFRFGHIRTPLEPGFHLLIPGVDRMDKVDLRVVTLTIPPQEIITKDNVSARVNAVVMFEVVDPLKAVLEVENYAVATSQIAQTTLRSLLGREDLDNLLAHRESLNDELQELIDKHTSRWGVRVRVVEIKDVEIPEIMQRAMAREAEAERERRAKIISAKGELQAAEELKEASDILSQSPASLQLRYLQTLLELGADQSSTVVFPLPVDAIGPLMKGASTLFNDADRSDRSATNGN, encoded by the coding sequence ATGAGTTCACTCGCTTTCTGGCCCATCATGGGTCTGCTCGTCATCGGCCTGTTGGTGACCGTGGCTAGTTTCAGTGTCCGGATCGTGAAGGAATACGAGCGCGGCATCAACTTCCGCTTCGGACACATCCGCACGCCATTGGAGCCTGGTTTCCATCTGTTGATCCCCGGCGTGGACCGTATGGACAAAGTGGATCTGCGCGTGGTGACGCTCACGATCCCTCCCCAGGAGATCATCACGAAGGACAATGTCTCCGCTCGCGTCAATGCGGTGGTGATGTTCGAGGTGGTGGATCCTCTCAAGGCTGTGCTTGAGGTGGAAAACTATGCGGTGGCGACGTCTCAGATCGCCCAGACCACGCTGCGGTCCCTGCTGGGCCGCGAGGATCTGGACAATCTTCTGGCGCATCGCGAAAGCCTCAACGACGAGTTGCAGGAATTAATCGACAAGCACACCAGCCGTTGGGGCGTACGTGTGCGTGTGGTGGAGATCAAGGATGTGGAGATCCCGGAGATCATGCAGCGTGCCATGGCGCGCGAGGCGGAAGCCGAGCGTGAGCGTCGAGCAAAGATCATCTCCGCGAAGGGCGAGCTCCAGGCTGCGGAGGAGCTCAAGGAGGCCTCCGATATCCTCAGCCAGTCCCCCGCCTCATTGCAGCTTCGGTATCTCCAGACGTTGCTGGAGCTGGGTGCGGATCAATCGTCCACGGTGGTGTTCCCCCTGCCGGTGGACGCCATTGGCCCGCTGATGAAGGGCGCGAGCACGCTTTTTAACGACGCCGACCGCTCCGACCGTTCCGCCACCAACGGGAACTAG
- the purE gene encoding 5-(carboxyamino)imidazole ribonucleotide mutase, translating into MSEQQSEQQGPLVGLIMGSDSDWPTVEPAAEVLAEFGIPFEIGVVSAHRTPERMLDYARAAHTRGVKVIIACAGGAAHLPGMVAAATPLPVIGIPRALGNLDGLDSLLSIVQMPGGVPTATVSIDGAKNAGLLAVRMLGVADSSLTDAMAQYQDSMRDAVLEKDRALKERLMGE; encoded by the coding sequence ATGAGCGAACAGCAGAGCGAACAACAGGGACCCTTGGTCGGCCTGATCATGGGGTCGGACTCCGACTGGCCGACGGTGGAACCCGCTGCCGAAGTACTCGCCGAGTTTGGCATCCCCTTCGAAATCGGAGTGGTCTCCGCGCACCGCACCCCTGAGCGCATGCTGGACTACGCCCGCGCGGCGCACACCCGCGGCGTGAAGGTGATCATCGCTTGCGCAGGCGGCGCCGCCCACCTGCCGGGAATGGTCGCCGCGGCCACGCCGTTGCCGGTCATCGGCATCCCGCGCGCGCTCGGCAACCTGGACGGGCTGGACTCCCTGCTGTCGATCGTGCAGATGCCCGGCGGCGTGCCCACCGCCACCGTCTCCATCGACGGGGCGAAGAACGCAGGACTGCTGGCGGTGCGGATGCTGGGCGTGGCCGATAGCTCCCTCACGGACGCCATGGCTCAGTACCAAGACAGCATGCGCGACGCGGTCCTGGAGAAGGACCGCGCGCTCAAAGAACGGCTGATGGGGGAGTAG
- a CDS encoding 5-(carboxyamino)imidazole ribonucleotide synthase, which yields MTTPPLVTIIGDGQLARMMHQAAIELGVTSRVLAGAPDSSAAQVTGQVEIGDYTQWEDVNAVSQGADAVTFDHEHVPNEFLDGLIEQGLNVQPQPTALINAQDKLVMRKRLRELGMPVPPFMEITSVEDAREFHRATQGNVCLKARRGGYDGKGVWFPDSEEDTAELVAELLDKGTPLMAEKKVQLVRELSAMVARRPSGETVAWPVVESVQEDGICVEAIAPADNPSRAAELAVSIAEELGVTGALAVELFETRDEAGQPEIIVNELAMRPHNTGHWTQDGCVTSQFEQHIRAVLDRPLGSTAMLAPHTVMSNVLGADFEPDTPIDARMDAVWRRFPQAKIHMYGKGWRPRRKMGHVNVTGESVEDIRRIARLCSHYIVTEQWADGWSE from the coding sequence GTGACTACTCCACCTCTCGTGACGATTATCGGCGACGGCCAGCTGGCCCGGATGATGCACCAAGCAGCTATCGAACTGGGAGTGACCTCCCGCGTGCTCGCCGGAGCCCCGGACTCCTCCGCCGCCCAAGTGACCGGCCAAGTAGAGATCGGCGACTACACGCAGTGGGAGGACGTCAACGCCGTCTCCCAGGGTGCCGACGCCGTCACCTTCGACCACGAACACGTCCCCAATGAGTTCCTGGATGGCCTGATCGAGCAGGGCCTAAACGTTCAGCCGCAGCCCACAGCCCTGATTAACGCGCAGGACAAGCTGGTCATGCGCAAGCGCCTCAGGGAACTGGGGATGCCCGTGCCTCCCTTCATGGAGATCACCTCGGTGGAGGACGCCCGCGAGTTCCACCGCGCCACCCAGGGCAACGTGTGCCTGAAGGCGCGCCGCGGCGGCTACGACGGCAAGGGCGTGTGGTTCCCGGACAGTGAAGAGGACACCGCAGAGCTGGTGGCAGAACTGCTGGACAAGGGCACGCCGCTGATGGCGGAGAAAAAGGTGCAGCTGGTGCGCGAACTGTCCGCGATGGTTGCCCGCCGCCCCTCCGGCGAGACCGTGGCCTGGCCCGTCGTGGAATCCGTGCAGGAAGACGGCATCTGCGTGGAGGCGATCGCCCCGGCAGACAACCCCTCCCGCGCAGCGGAGCTGGCCGTGAGCATCGCCGAGGAACTGGGAGTGACGGGCGCGCTGGCCGTCGAGCTGTTCGAAACCCGCGACGAGGCCGGACAGCCGGAGATCATCGTCAACGAACTGGCGATGCGCCCCCACAACACCGGCCACTGGACGCAAGATGGCTGTGTGACCAGCCAGTTCGAGCAACACATCCGAGCCGTGCTGGATCGCCCGCTGGGCTCCACCGCAATGCTGGCCCCGCACACGGTCATGTCCAACGTGCTGGGTGCGGACTTCGAGCCGGACACTCCGATCGACGCCCGGATGGACGCGGTGTGGCGTCGGTTCCCTCAGGCGAAAATCCACATGTACGGCAAAGGCTGGCGCCCACGCCGAAAGATGGGGCACGTCAACGTCACCGGTGAATCGGTGGAAGACATACGACGCATCGCCCGCCTCTGCTCGCACTACATCGTGACCGAGCAGTGGGCAGACGGCTGGAGCGAATAG
- a CDS encoding biotin--[acetyl-CoA-carboxylase] ligase: protein MSTPMNRTPLNADSLSRRLAAAGYAHVDVVQSTGSTNTDMVRANPPHLSVVLAEEQTAGKGRLGRQWVSPAYSQVICTVVVELAGVKPASLGLVPLLTANALATAVNEDVATAVKWPNDLLVHGRKLAGILVEAIQITPTPKLAIGFGLNYDLERPELPVEHATSYTLEGGNRSREDLIVVLLTHLLEAVQRFMSMGGAPATVLPRYRQLSATLGTQVRALLPGGDVLEGTAVDIADDGSLTITTPSGHATVSAGDVEHLRS, encoded by the coding sequence ATGAGCACGCCCATGAACCGCACGCCCTTGAACGCCGACAGTCTCTCCCGCAGACTGGCCGCCGCGGGCTACGCGCACGTTGACGTGGTCCAGTCCACAGGCTCCACGAATACAGACATGGTCCGCGCCAACCCGCCCCACCTCAGTGTTGTGCTGGCCGAAGAGCAAACCGCCGGCAAAGGGCGCCTCGGCCGCCAATGGGTCTCGCCCGCGTACAGCCAAGTTATCTGCACCGTGGTGGTGGAGCTCGCCGGGGTGAAGCCCGCCTCCTTAGGCCTGGTTCCCCTGCTCACGGCCAACGCCCTGGCCACCGCGGTAAACGAGGACGTGGCCACCGCCGTGAAGTGGCCGAACGACCTGCTGGTTCACGGCCGGAAACTCGCGGGCATCCTGGTCGAAGCCATCCAGATCACCCCCACTCCGAAGCTCGCCATCGGTTTCGGCCTGAACTACGACCTAGAGCGCCCGGAACTGCCGGTCGAGCACGCCACGTCCTACACCCTCGAGGGCGGGAACCGCTCCCGGGAGGACCTGATAGTCGTCCTGCTCACGCACCTCCTCGAAGCCGTCCAGCGCTTCATGTCCATGGGCGGCGCCCCCGCCACCGTCCTGCCGCGCTACCGGCAGCTCTCCGCCACCCTGGGCACCCAGGTGCGCGCCCTGCTGCCCGGCGGAGACGTGCTGGAAGGCACGGCCGTGGACATCGCCGACGATGGCTCCCTCACCATCACCACCCCCTCCGGCCACGCCACCGTATCCGCAGGAGATGTGGAGCACCTGCGCTCATGA